One stretch of Streptomyces agglomeratus DNA includes these proteins:
- a CDS encoding LpqB family beta-propeller domain-containing protein produces MGTERRRGDRWRVPRTTVLLGCGGLLLAGCASMPDSGDVEAVEASPRGDSQVRVYGMAPRKGAQPNEIVEGFLEAMTGDDPQFATARKYLTKKASEQWDPTQVTVLDNGPVPQDQRVNDREDGTYAYALTGTKIAEVNEQRAYQPVNRSYHETVYLSRQNGPDGKEWRIDGLPQGLVLGESDFERIYHSVNKYYFASGTSSERTGAAHPWLVADPVYVRKRTDPQTQMDQVTQTVEALLSGPTNWLKPVVGSSFPTGTALKLEDGAKSLAFDDRNVLKVPLNGKASNVGQKRCREMAAQLLFTLRDLTSYRVGQVELQRSDGSTLCVLGGDQAEDFAPERASGSPDYQYFLDTKHRLVRMVGSEDNTGAEEEAEPVPGPLGSGERRLGAVAVSRMERHAAGISQDARSMYVASVVSDSEPVEPVLTSSAKQEKDRLSAPSWDGRGDLWVADRDPRQPRLLRLAGGEGEARDVKVVDGLDGARIEALKVSADGVRIALLVSENGRTTLKLGRIERHGPEGKPEVSVADLRPIAPQMEEVTAVSWAGRSRLVVVGRESGGVQQLRYLQTDGSTSDAQSVPGANRVTAVASADDDRLPLLAHSLEDGIVRLPPGANWKTVVSKGSYPVYPG; encoded by the coding sequence GTGGGCACTGAGCGTAGGCGTGGCGACCGGTGGCGGGTGCCGCGGACGACGGTGCTGCTGGGGTGCGGTGGATTGCTCCTGGCCGGCTGTGCGTCGATGCCGGACAGCGGCGACGTGGAGGCCGTGGAGGCTTCCCCGCGCGGTGACTCCCAGGTGCGGGTGTACGGGATGGCGCCGCGCAAGGGGGCGCAGCCCAATGAGATCGTCGAGGGTTTCCTGGAGGCGATGACGGGGGACGACCCGCAGTTCGCCACCGCTCGGAAGTACCTGACCAAGAAGGCTTCCGAGCAGTGGGACCCCACCCAGGTCACCGTGCTCGACAACGGCCCGGTGCCCCAGGACCAGCGGGTCAACGACCGCGAGGACGGAACGTACGCGTACGCGCTGACCGGCACGAAGATCGCCGAGGTGAACGAGCAGCGCGCGTACCAGCCGGTCAATCGCTCGTACCACGAGACGGTCTATCTCAGCAGGCAGAACGGGCCGGACGGCAAGGAATGGCGCATCGACGGCCTGCCGCAGGGCCTCGTCCTCGGTGAGTCGGACTTCGAGCGCATCTATCACTCCGTCAACAAGTACTACTTCGCTTCCGGTACGTCGTCGGAGCGGACCGGCGCCGCCCACCCGTGGCTGGTCGCCGACCCGGTGTACGTGCGCAAGCGCACGGACCCGCAGACGCAGATGGACCAGGTGACGCAGACGGTCGAGGCGCTGCTGAGCGGCCCGACGAACTGGCTGAAGCCGGTGGTGGGTTCGAGCTTCCCCACCGGTACGGCGCTGAAGCTGGAGGACGGTGCCAAGTCGCTGGCGTTCGACGACCGCAACGTGCTCAAGGTGCCGCTCAACGGGAAGGCGTCCAACGTCGGGCAGAAGCGGTGCCGGGAGATGGCCGCCCAACTGCTCTTCACGCTGCGGGACCTGACGTCGTACCGGGTCGGACAGGTGGAGTTGCAGCGGTCGGACGGCTCGACCCTGTGCGTCCTCGGCGGGGACCAGGCGGAGGATTTCGCTCCGGAACGTGCCTCGGGGAGCCCGGACTACCAGTACTTCCTCGACACGAAACACCGTCTCGTACGGATGGTGGGAAGCGAGGACAACACCGGCGCCGAGGAGGAGGCCGAGCCCGTGCCGGGGCCGCTCGGCAGCGGTGAGCGGCGCCTCGGCGCGGTCGCGGTGTCGCGCATGGAACGGCACGCGGCGGGGATCTCGCAGGACGCGCGCTCGATGTATGTGGCCTCCGTGGTCTCGGACAGCGAGCCGGTGGAGCCCGTGCTGACCAGCAGCGCCAAGCAGGAGAAGGACCGGCTCTCGGCGCCGAGCTGGGACGGCCGGGGCGACCTGTGGGTGGCGGACCGGGACCCGCGCCAGCCCCGGCTGCTGCGGCTGGCCGGCGGTGAGGGCGAGGCCCGGGATGTCAAGGTCGTCGACGGCCTGGACGGTGCTCGCATCGAGGCGCTGAAGGTGTCGGCGGACGGTGTCCGGATAGCGCTGCTGGTGTCTGAGAACGGCCGGACGACCTTGAAGCTCGGCCGGATCGAGCGGCACGGACCGGAGGGCAAGCCGGAGGTGTCCGTCGCCGATCTGCGGCCCATCGCGCCGCAGATGGAGGAAGTGACGGCCGTGTCCTGGGCCGGCCGCAGCCGCCTCGTGGTGGTCGGCCGTGAGTCCGGCGGTGTGCAGCAGCTGCGCTATCTCCAGACGGACGGTTCGACGTCGGACGCCCAGTCGGTGCCGGGCGCGAACCGGGTGACGGCGGTCGCCTCGGCGGACGACGACCGGCTGCCGCTGCTGGCGCACTCGCTGGAGGACGGCATCGTGCGGCTGCCGCCCGGCGCGAACTGGAAGACCGTGGTCAGCAAGGGGTCGTACCCGGTCTATCCCGGATAG
- a CDS encoding ComF family protein — protein sequence MRGWWREVAGLVLPVACGGCGRPRALLCAECEQALYGAGPRRARPWPEPPGLPLVHAAAPYEDAVRAVLLGHKERGALELAWALGGALAGAVRSSAAASPGGAAGPLLLVPVPSARSAVRARGHDPVRRIARAAASRLRSAGVPARVSAVLRQWRAVSDQAGLSAPERAANLAGALEVVVGGGRLLEGGRAVLVDDVMTTGASLAEAARALSAVAERPIFASGQVRAAVVAAPSLSFVINRN from the coding sequence ATGCGCGGATGGTGGCGGGAGGTCGCCGGTCTGGTGCTGCCGGTCGCGTGCGGCGGCTGCGGCAGGCCGCGCGCGCTGCTGTGCGCGGAGTGCGAGCAGGCGCTGTACGGAGCCGGGCCGCGCCGTGCGCGTCCCTGGCCGGAGCCGCCGGGTCTGCCGCTCGTCCACGCCGCCGCTCCTTACGAGGACGCGGTACGGGCCGTGCTGCTCGGGCACAAGGAGCGGGGCGCACTGGAGCTCGCGTGGGCGCTCGGGGGCGCACTGGCGGGCGCGGTGCGGTCCTCGGCGGCCGCCTCGCCGGGCGGGGCTGCGGGTCCGCTGCTGCTCGTACCGGTGCCGTCCGCGCGCAGTGCCGTCCGGGCCCGCGGGCACGATCCGGTGCGCAGGATCGCACGGGCCGCCGCGAGCCGGCTGCGGAGCGCCGGGGTGCCGGCCCGGGTGTCGGCGGTGCTCCGGCAGTGGCGTGCGGTGAGCGATCAGGCGGGCCTGAGCGCCCCTGAGCGGGCGGCGAACCTGGCGGGGGCCCTGGAGGTCGTCGTCGGCGGCGGACGGCTCCTGGAGGGCGGCAGGGCGGTGCTGGTGGACGATGTCATGACAACGGGGGCTTCACTCGCGGAGGCGGCCCGGGCACTGAGTGCCGTCGCAGAACGGCCGATTTTCGCATCCGGACAGGTGAGAGCGGCTGTGGTCGCCGCACCGTCGCTGTCGTTCGTAATAAACCGGAACTGA
- the hpf gene encoding ribosome hibernation-promoting factor, HPF/YfiA family, translating to MDIVVKGRKTEVPERFRKHVAEKLKLDKIQKLDGKVISLDVEVSKEPNPRQADRSDRVEITLHSRGPVIRAEASAGDPYAALDLATGKLEARLRKQHDKRHTRRGSGRLSAAEVGTTVQGAAAINGNGVLVADEPAPTIPTTRIGSLEVQGEGPLVVREKTHVAAAMTLDQALYEMELVGHDFYLFVDSETKEPSVVYRRHAYDYGVIHLTTDPLAESEAGGAGGALGG from the coding sequence GTGGACATCGTCGTCAAGGGCCGCAAGACCGAGGTGCCCGAGAGGTTCCGCAAGCACGTGGCCGAGAAGCTGAAGCTGGACAAGATCCAGAAGCTCGACGGCAAGGTGATCAGCCTGGACGTTGAGGTGTCCAAGGAGCCCAATCCGCGGCAGGCCGACCGTTCCGACCGTGTGGAGATCACGCTTCACTCCCGTGGCCCGGTCATCCGGGCGGAGGCGTCGGCCGGCGACCCGTACGCGGCACTCGACCTCGCCACGGGAAAGCTGGAGGCGCGGCTGCGCAAGCAGCACGACAAGCGACACACACGTCGTGGCAGCGGCAGGCTGTCGGCAGCCGAGGTCGGTACCACGGTGCAGGGCGCCGCGGCCATCAACGGCAACGGGGTACTGGTCGCGGACGAACCCGCGCCGACCATCCCCACCACCAGGATCGGATCGCTCGAAGTGCAGGGCGAAGGGCCGCTGGTGGTCCGCGAGAAGACACATGTCGCGGCAGCGATGACGCTCGACCAGGCGCTCTACGAAATGGAGCTGGTCGGGCACGACTTCTACCTCTTCGTCGACTCCGAGACGAAGGAGCCCAGTGTCGTCTACCGGCGGCACGCCTACGACTACGGTGTCATCCACTTGACGACCGACCCCTTGGCCGAATCCGAGGCGGGCGGCGCCGGCGGTGCACTCGGCGGGTGA
- a CDS encoding response regulator — MADSFGPVHDESDREDADGSGGPGTDGGRARKEPIRVLVVDDHALFRRGLEIVLAQEEDIQVVGEAADGAEAVDKAADLLPDIVLMDVRMPKRGGIEACTSIKEVAPSAKIIMLTISDEEADLYDAIKAGATGYLLKEISTDEVATAIRAVADGQSQISPSMASKLLTEFKSMIQRTDERRLVPAPRLTERELEVLKLVATGMNNRDIAKELFISENTVKNHVRNILEKLQLHSRMEAVVYAMREKILEIR, encoded by the coding sequence ATGGCGGACAGCTTCGGTCCGGTGCACGACGAGTCCGACAGGGAGGACGCCGACGGTTCCGGCGGTCCCGGTACGGATGGCGGGAGGGCGCGCAAGGAGCCCATCAGGGTGCTGGTCGTGGACGATCACGCCCTGTTCCGCCGGGGGCTGGAGATCGTCCTCGCGCAGGAGGAGGACATCCAGGTCGTCGGCGAGGCCGCGGACGGCGCGGAGGCCGTGGACAAGGCGGCCGATCTGCTGCCCGACATCGTGCTGATGGACGTACGGATGCCCAAGCGCGGCGGCATCGAGGCGTGCACCTCGATCAAGGAGGTGGCTCCGAGCGCGAAGATCATCATGCTGACGATCAGCGATGAGGAGGCGGACCTCTACGACGCGATCAAGGCGGGTGCGACCGGGTATCTCCTCAAGGAGATCTCCACGGACGAGGTGGCCACCGCGATCCGCGCCGTGGCCGACGGGCAGTCCCAGATCAGTCCGTCGATGGCGTCCAAGCTCCTCACCGAGTTCAAGTCCATGATCCAGCGCACCGACGAGCGCCGGCTGGTCCCGGCGCCGCGGCTGACCGAGCGGGAGCTCGAGGTCCTCAAGCTGGTCGCCACCGGTATGAACAACCGCGACATCGCGAAGGAGTTGTTCATCTCCGAGAACACCGTGAAGAACCACGTGCGCAACATCCTGGAGAAGCTTCAGCTGCACTCCAGGATGGAGGCGGTGGTCTACGCGATGCGGGAGAAGATCCTGGAGATCAGATAG
- a CDS encoding winged helix-turn-helix domain-containing protein: protein MTSLLPPAASLSADEARRIALRAQGFLGAPDRRGGVRGVLRHLGAVQLDTISVLARSHELIPYARLGAVGRTAVETAYWTGAHAFEYWSHAACILPIEEWPHFAFRRRAYRDRPQWHHDLPDSAYEAVIKQLRAEGPLTATQLGGAKNGGEWWDWSASKVAVERALMYGEVVCTERRGWKRVYDLAERAVPDTVYHDDLDDTECLRRLVRLAGQSLGVGTRADIADYHRLKGEQVEAVIADSGLVPVEVEGWAKPAWADPEALASVPRGRHRTTLLSPFDSLIWDRPRTERIFGFTHRLEAYVPKPKRIHGYFAMPLLAGGRLLGRVDPAREGKTLVARQVSLMGSKAVRPMAEALVEAAEWVGCTNVRLERVDGPDLREPLTAELARLV, encoded by the coding sequence ATGACCAGTCTGCTGCCGCCCGCCGCCTCCCTGTCCGCCGACGAAGCCCGGAGGATCGCCCTGCGCGCCCAGGGCTTCCTGGGTGCGCCGGACCGGCGCGGCGGGGTGCGCGGCGTGCTGCGCCACCTGGGCGCGGTGCAGCTCGACACGATCTCCGTGCTGGCCCGGTCGCACGAGCTGATTCCGTACGCCCGGCTGGGCGCCGTGGGCCGCACCGCCGTCGAGACCGCCTACTGGACCGGCGCTCACGCCTTCGAGTACTGGTCGCATGCCGCCTGCATCCTGCCCATCGAGGAATGGCCGCACTTCGCCTTCCGCCGCCGTGCCTACCGCGACCGCCCGCAATGGCACCACGACCTCCCGGACAGCGCGTACGAAGCGGTGATCAAGCAGCTGCGGGCCGAAGGACCGCTGACCGCAACGCAATTGGGCGGCGCGAAGAACGGCGGGGAATGGTGGGACTGGTCGGCGTCGAAGGTCGCCGTCGAGCGGGCGCTGATGTACGGCGAAGTGGTGTGCACCGAACGGCGCGGCTGGAAGCGCGTCTACGACCTGGCGGAGCGCGCCGTCCCGGACACCGTCTACCACGACGACCTGGATGACACCGAGTGCCTTCGGCGGCTGGTCCGGCTGGCCGGCCAGTCGCTCGGCGTCGGCACGCGCGCCGACATCGCGGACTACCACCGTCTCAAGGGCGAGCAGGTCGAGGCCGTGATCGCCGACTCGGGGCTCGTCCCGGTCGAGGTCGAGGGCTGGGCCAAGCCCGCCTGGGCCGACCCCGAGGCGCTGGCGAGCGTCCCGCGCGGCCGCCACCGCACGACGCTGCTGTCGCCGTTCGACTCCCTGATCTGGGACCGCCCCCGCACCGAGCGGATCTTCGGTTTCACCCACCGCCTGGAGGCGTACGTCCCCAAGCCCAAGCGGATACACGGGTACTTCGCTATGCCGCTGCTCGCGGGCGGCCGGCTGCTGGGCCGGGTGGACCCGGCGCGCGAGGGGAAGACGCTGGTGGCGCGCCAGGTCTCGCTGATGGGCTCCAAGGCGGTCCGGCCGATGGCCGAGGCCCTGGTCGAGGCGGCGGAGTGGGTCGGCTGCACGAACGTACGACTGGAGCGCGTCGACGGACCGGACCTGCGCGAGCCGCTGACCGCCGAACTGGCCCGCCTCGTCTGA
- a CDS encoding GNAT family N-acetyltransferase, whose protein sequence is MEPIILTTERLLLRPFEPADTEAVFQACQDPGIQRWTTVPSPYEREHAEGFVGRIVPDGWRLGSLYAFAVLTRDSGELAAAVSSIIRDEGVAEIGYWAAKPHRGRGYVTEAVRAVAHWAFTTVGVERLEWRAEVGNNASRAVAEKAGFVVEGIQRSGIVNKGVRRDSWTGALLPCDLGLPSAGPYLPARI, encoded by the coding sequence ATGGAGCCCATCATCCTCACCACCGAGCGTCTCCTGCTGCGCCCCTTCGAGCCCGCTGACACGGAAGCCGTCTTCCAGGCGTGTCAGGACCCCGGCATCCAGCGCTGGACAACGGTCCCCTCGCCGTACGAACGCGAACACGCGGAGGGCTTCGTCGGCCGGATCGTGCCCGACGGCTGGCGCCTGGGATCCCTGTACGCCTTCGCCGTGCTCACCAGGGACAGCGGCGAGCTGGCCGCGGCCGTCTCCTCGATCATCCGTGACGAGGGCGTGGCAGAGATCGGGTACTGGGCGGCGAAGCCGCACCGCGGCCGCGGCTACGTCACGGAGGCCGTTCGGGCGGTCGCCCACTGGGCCTTCACGACGGTGGGGGTGGAGCGCCTGGAGTGGCGCGCCGAGGTCGGCAACAACGCGTCTCGCGCGGTGGCCGAGAAGGCCGGCTTCGTCGTCGAGGGCATCCAGCGCTCCGGGATCGTGAACAAGGGCGTACGCCGCGACAGCTGGACCGGCGCGCTGCTCCCGTGCGACCTCGGGCTCCCGTCGGCAGGCCCGTACCTGCCCGCGAGGATCTGA